The proteins below are encoded in one region of Chelonia mydas isolate rCheMyd1 chromosome 11, rCheMyd1.pri.v2, whole genome shotgun sequence:
- the STK36 gene encoding serine/threonine-protein kinase 36 isoform X5, translating to MRGLHHPNIVQMLDSFETDKEVVVVTDYAEGELFQILEDDGNLPEDQVQGIAAQLVSALYYLHSHRILHRDMKPQNILLSKGGVIKLCDFGFARAMSINTMVLTSIKGTPLYMSPELVQEKPYDHTADLWSVGCILYELFVGTPPFYTNSIFQLVSLIIKDPIKWPKTMSSSFKNFLQGLLMKDPCQRLSWPELLHHPFIAGRVTMIDDTEQHGIANPFTSKLPPELQVLKEKQAHSLAPRSGQSKILRKAREKMAEEARKKEQLKADTPSKKEAARRGPGHKPKAAPEKAALREGEQTARALGSPPGDKNQAVLGEEPNETEWETTEPPPTPREHRITQDYEREFPEEGSKAGPRGRRSIETVHLESEELDSDDEWQHLIEATEASAMQLSTPLSLLGDPAFQQRIRARLQHSSQQVLEGMLEGASHLRPALRVLGNLLATRCDSELLDSFCQAADLPRFLLHLLGQILQSASSKQQPWCITLLADLVGVTTAYFTSASHLGWSRRKRSLQVFHEAAAGFLSLLPKLLAQPMDVEMRLRQQSSMSFALLCEDMDCSSPRVSGPFYANLLAKQRPLLDTLLQGATLELPTPEEPAREAKAAREQRERGADVFTEALAAVCSLPVGRNGCQEAKKQVAQLVAEKLTEENSQLLVRLVAGLERPACSLNVLKVLYSCGHASKSLCQLLAKGQQVPSSLARLVKGEVPMGERLRVQACEASLHLLSLLALQLQALPPRVDLVVSDATELFTQSAVVSLVSAAGFLLAQLGQHGATIEVGREDAMSAMTNALTAPAELHLPPPMGAGLYDGFLLLLLQLLAQGDTVTVRGFASSELWNVAWHRFAMVLHLATDEPVMEGEEPLPGQPTPEPDWTLVSPQGTALFLSLALFVFTREPHQCLLQLAHPDSVIMATFPKLLSLDFLGHLAQTQVGEDGDPELVPAVVLQACQLLCFPFSLDVDTETFRWVMKALRDAEIPAHLLQVCCHHLPFSETALPMSLLCHLVLSDERVIDQLVGVAAASDPASAFLSAILLSDSPLLTMDLLSLLTHVARACPAHLPFLQKILGGSDSACQLLSHLLCHQEHPIRAKACSLLGNLLRHNQDFPRALRSRAGLLERLLERLSDQDESVRRSASFAVGNAAYQDGSLPHALGKAVPGVVRLLSDPQAKTRCNAASALGNLGRQTAELGDVLIQSRAPHLLLEVACHDSQPAVQEAALVALRSVSQQPKIHQVLVSLKASEKLLALSISEAQTSSYGRPRPSSAHHCKKLIHLLRPTHSA from the exons ATGAGGGGGCTGCACCATCCCAACATCGTCCAGATGCTCGACAGCTTCGAGACTGACAAGGAG gtggtggtggtgacggACTATGCGGAGGGGGAGCTTTTCCAGATCCTGGAGGATGATGGGAATCTGCCTGAGGACCAG GTTCAGGGCATCGCCGCCCAGCTGGTCTCTGCCCTCTATTACCTCCACTCCCACCGGATCCTGCACCGCGACATGAAGCCCCAGAACATTCTGCTGAGCAAAGGGGGTGTCATCAAGCTCTGCGACTTCGG GTTCGCTCGCGCCATGAGCATCAACACCATGGTGCTGACGTCCATCAAGGGCACCCCGCTGTACATGTCCCCCGAGCTGGTGCAGGAGAAGCCCTACGACCACACGGCCGACCTGTGGTCTGTGGGCTGCATTCTGTACGAGCTGTTCGTGGGGACTCCGCCTTTCTACACCAACAGCATCTTCCAGCTGGTCAGCCTCATCATCAAGGACCCCATCAAGTGGCCCAAAACCATGAGCTCTTCGTTCAAG AACTTCCTGCAAGGCCTGTTGATGAAGGACCCTTGCCAGCGCCTGTCGTGGCCGGAGCTACTGCACCATCCCTTCATCGCTGGACGGGTCACCA TGATCGATGACACAGAGCAACACGGAATCGCGAACCCCTTCACCAGCAAGCTGCCCCCGGAGCTGCAGGTGCTGAAGGAGAAGCAGGCTCACTCGCTGGCCCCCAGGAGTGGCCAGTCCAAGATCCTGAGGAAGGCGCGGGAGAAGATGGCTGAGGAGGCCCGGAAGAAG GAGCAGCTGAAGGCAGACACTCCGTCTAAAAAGGAGGCAGCCAGAAGAGGTCCGGGGCACAAACCCAAAGCAGCCCCTGAGAAGGCAGCCCTCAGGGAGGGCGAGCAGACAGCCCgcgctctgggctcccctcctggAGACAAGAACCAAGCCGTCCTGGGAGAAGAGCCCAACGAGACAGAGTGGGAGACAACTGAGCCTCCCCCTACGCCACG GGAGCACCGGATCACACAGGATTACGAGCGGGAGTTCCCAGAGGAGGGCAGCAAGGCGGGGCCACGCGGCAGGCGCAGCATCGAGACCGTGCACCTGGAGAGCGAG GAACTGGATAGTGACGACGAATGGCAGCATTTGATCGAGGCCACGGAAGCCTCCGCCATGCAGCTGAGCACACCCCTGAGCCTTCTGGGGGACCCGGCCTTCCAGCAGCGCATCCGGGCCCggctccagcactccagccagcAG GTGCTGGAGGGGATGTTGGAGGGAGCGTCTCATCTCCGCCCAGCCCTCCGTGTCCTGGGCAATCTGCTCGCCACCAGGTGTGACTCAGAGCTTCTGGACAGCTTCTGCCAGGCCGCGGATTTGCCTCGCTTCCTGCTGCACCTGCTCGGGCAAATCCTGCAGAGCGCCAGCAGCAAGCAG CAGCCCTGGTGCATCACGCTGCTGGCGGACCTTGTTGGCGTGACAACGGCCTATTTcaccagtgcctcccacctggggTGGAGCCGGAGGAAGAGAAG cctgcAGGTTTTCCACGAGGCAGCTGCCGgcttcctctccctgctgcccaaGCTGCTGGCCCAGCCAATGGACGTCGAGATGAGGCTCCGCCAGCAGAGCAGCATG AGCTTCGCCCTGCTCTGTGAGGACATGgactgcagcagccccagggtgTCGGGCCCCTTCTATGCCAACCTGCTTGCCaagcagcgccccctgctggacacACTCCTCCAGGGGGCCACCCTGGAGCTGCCCACTCCGGAAG AGCCAGCGAGGGAGGCGAAAGCAGCACGAGAGCAGCGTGAGCGTGGGGCAGATGTCTTCACAGAAGCACTGGCCGCAGTCTGCAGCCTCCCCGTGGGGCGGAACGGGTGCCAGGAGGCCAAAAAGCAG GTCGCCCAGCTGGTGGCTGAGAAACTGACGGAGGAAAACAGCCAGCTGTTAGTGAGGCTCGTGGCAGGACTCGAGCGCCCGGCCTGCTCCCTGAACGTGCTGAAG GTCTTGTATTCCTGTGGCCACGCCAGTAAAAGTCTGTGCCAGCTCCTGGCCAAGGGGCAGCAAGTGCCGAGCTCCCTGGCCCGGCTGGTGAAGGGCGAG GTCCCGATGGGGGAGCGGCTGCGGGTGCAAGCCTGCGAGGCATCGCTGCACCTGCTGTCTCTGCTCGCCCTCCAGCTGCAGGCTCTCCCTCCCCG GGTGGACCTGGTGGTGAGTGACGCCACCGAGCTCTTCACCCAGTCGGCTGTCGTCTCCCTCGTG agcgCCGCGGGATTCCTGCTGGCTCAGCTCGGACAGCACGGGGCGACCATCGAGGTGGGGCGCGAGGACGCCATGTCGGCCATGACCAATGCACTCACCGCGCCTGCCGAG CTGCACCTGCCCCCACCCATGGGCGCTGGCCTCTACGATGGATTCCTGCttctcctgctgcagctcctcgcTCAG GGCGACACGGTGACGGTGCGGGGGTTTGCCAGCTCGGAGCTGTGGAACGTCGCCTGGCACCGTTTCGCCATGGTGCTCCACCTGGCCACCGATGAGCCGGTGATGGAGGGCGAGGAGCCACTGCCAGGCCAGCCCACTCCGGAGCCAGACTGGACCCTCGTCTCTCCTCAAG GCACCGCGCTCTTCCTCAGCCTGGCCCTCTTCGTCTTCACCCGAgagcctcaccagtgccttctTCAGCTCGCCCACCCCGACAGCGTCATCATGGCAACCTTCCCCAAGCTGCTGTCCCTCGACTTCCTGGGTCACCTGGCGCAGAC GCAGGTGGGGGAGGACGGTGACCCCGAGCTGGTCCCAGCTGTGGTGCTCCAGGCCTGCCAGCTGCTCTGCTTCCCCTTCTCCTTGGACGTGGACACTGAGACCTTCAGGTGGGTCATGAAGGCCCTGAGAGACGCCGAGATCCCCGCCCATCTCCTCCAG GTCTGCTGCCACCATCTGCCCTTCTCGGAGACCGCGCTTCCCATGAGCCTCCTGTGCCACCTGGTCCTGTCCGACGAGCGGGTCATCGACCAGTTGGTGGGGGTGGCTGCTGCTTCGGACCCCGCCAGTGCCTTCCTGTCGGCCATCTTGCTTTCGGACAGCCCTCTGCTCACAATGGACCTCCTGTCCCTCCTGACCCACGTGGCCCGGGCCTGTCCTGCTCACCTGCCTTTCCTCCAGAAGATCCTGGGCGGCTCGGACTCGGCCTGCCAGCTGCTGAGCCACCTGCTGTGCCACCAGGAGCACCCGATCCGcgccaaggcctgcagcctgctgGGCAACCTGCTGCGTCACAACCAGGACTTCCCCCGGGCGCTGCGGAGCCGGGCGGGCCTGCTGGAGCGCCTGCTGGAGCGCCTGTCGGACCAGGACGAGAGCGTGCGCAGGTCGGCCAGCTTCGCGGTGGGCAACGCTGCCTACCAGGACGGCTCCCTCCCGCACGCCCTAGGGAAAGCCGTGCCCGGCGTGGTGAGGCTTTTGAGCGACCCCCAGGCCAAAACCCGGTGTAATGCCGCCTCCGCTCTGGGGAACTTGGGCAGGCAGACAGCGGAACTGGGGGACGTGCTGatccagagcagagccccccatCTCCTGCTGGAAGTGGCCTGCCACGACTCCCAGccagctgtgcaggaggcagcacTGGTCGCACTGCGGTCCGTCAGCCAGCAGCCAAAGATACACCAG GTGCTCGTGTCGCTCAAGGCCAGCGAGAAGCTGCTGGCACTTTCCATCAGCGAAGCTCAGACCAGTTCCTATGGGAGGCCCCGACCGTCTTCAGCTCATCACTGCAAGAAGCTCATCCACCTTCTGCGCCCAACACACAGTGCCTGA
- the STK36 gene encoding serine/threonine-protein kinase 36 isoform X2 has protein sequence MEKYHVLEMIGEGSFGRVYKGRRKYSAQVRRDPGRGSLKSGVVREYSTQVVALKFIPKVGRSEKELKNLQREIEIMRGLHHPNIVQMLDSFETDKEVVVVTDYAEGELFQILEDDGNLPEDQVQGIAAQLVSALYYLHSHRILHRDMKPQNILLSKGGVIKLCDFGFARAMSINTMVLTSIKGTPLYMSPELVQEKPYDHTADLWSVGCILYELFVGTPPFYTNSIFQLVSLIIKDPIKWPKTMSSSFKNFLQGLLMKDPCQRLSWPELLHHPFIAGRVTMIDDTEQHGIANPFTSKLPPELQVLKEKQAHSLAPRSGQSKILRKAREKMAEEARKKEQLKADTPSKKEAARRGPGHKPKAAPEKAALREGEQTARALGSPPGDKNQAVLGEEPNETEWETTEPPPTPREHRITQDYEREFPEEGSKAGPRGRRSIETVHLESEELDSDDEWQHLIEATEASAMQLSTPLSLLGDPAFQQRIRARLQHSSQQVLEGMLEGASHLRPALRVLGNLLATRCDSELLDSFCQAADLPRFLLHLLGQILQSASSKQPWCITLLADLVGVTTAYFTSASHLGWSRRKRSLQVFHEAAAGFLSLLPKLLAQPMDVEMRLRQQSSMSFALLCEDMDCSSPRVSGPFYANLLAKQRPLLDTLLQGATLELPTPEEPAREAKAAREQRERGADVFTEALAAVCSLPVGRNGCQEAKKQVAQLVAEKLTEENSQLLVRLVAGLERPACSLNVLKVLYSCGHASKSLCQLLAKGQQVPSSLARLVKGEVPMGERLRVQACEASLHLLSLLALQLQALPPRVDLVVSDATELFTQSAVVSLVSAAGFLLAQLGQHGATIEVGREDAMSAMTNALTAPAELHLPPPMGAGLYDGFLLLLLQLLAQGDTVTVRGFASSELWNVAWHRFAMVLHLATDEPVMEGEEPLPGQPTPEPDWTLVSPQGTALFLSLALFVFTREPHQCLLQLAHPDSVIMATFPKLLSLDFLGHLAQTQVGEDGDPELVPAVVLQACQLLCFPFSLDVDTETFRWVMKALRDAEIPAHLLQVCCHHLPFSETALPMSLLCHLVLSDERVIDQLVGVAAASDPASAFLSAILLSDSPLLTMDLLSLLTHVARACPAHLPFLQKILGGSDSACQLLSHLLCHQEHPIRAKACSLLGNLLRHNQDFPRALRSRAGLLERLLERLSDQDESVRRSASFAVGNAAYQDGSLPHALGKAVPGVVRLLSDPQAKTRCNAASALGNLGRQTAELGDVLIQSRAPHLLLEVACHDSQPAVQEAALVALRSVSQQPKIHQVLVSLKASEKLLALSISEAQTSSYGRPRPSSAHHCKKLIHLLRPTHSA, from the exons ATGGAGAAATACCACGTGCTGGAGATGATTGGAGAAGGCTCCTTCGGGAGGGTGTACAAGGGGCGCCGGAAATATAGCGCCCAGGTGAGGAGAGATCCAGGAAGGGGCTCTCTCAAGAGTGGGGTGGTACGGGAATACAGCACCCAG GTGGTGGCGCTGAAGTTCATCCCCAAAGTCGGGCGATCGGAGAAGGAGCTGAAGAACCTGCAGCGGGAAATTGAGATCATGAGGGGGCTGCACCATCCCAACATCGTCCAGATGCTCGACAGCTTCGAGACTGACAAGGAG gtggtggtggtgacggACTATGCGGAGGGGGAGCTTTTCCAGATCCTGGAGGATGATGGGAATCTGCCTGAGGACCAG GTTCAGGGCATCGCCGCCCAGCTGGTCTCTGCCCTCTATTACCTCCACTCCCACCGGATCCTGCACCGCGACATGAAGCCCCAGAACATTCTGCTGAGCAAAGGGGGTGTCATCAAGCTCTGCGACTTCGG GTTCGCTCGCGCCATGAGCATCAACACCATGGTGCTGACGTCCATCAAGGGCACCCCGCTGTACATGTCCCCCGAGCTGGTGCAGGAGAAGCCCTACGACCACACGGCCGACCTGTGGTCTGTGGGCTGCATTCTGTACGAGCTGTTCGTGGGGACTCCGCCTTTCTACACCAACAGCATCTTCCAGCTGGTCAGCCTCATCATCAAGGACCCCATCAAGTGGCCCAAAACCATGAGCTCTTCGTTCAAG AACTTCCTGCAAGGCCTGTTGATGAAGGACCCTTGCCAGCGCCTGTCGTGGCCGGAGCTACTGCACCATCCCTTCATCGCTGGACGGGTCACCA TGATCGATGACACAGAGCAACACGGAATCGCGAACCCCTTCACCAGCAAGCTGCCCCCGGAGCTGCAGGTGCTGAAGGAGAAGCAGGCTCACTCGCTGGCCCCCAGGAGTGGCCAGTCCAAGATCCTGAGGAAGGCGCGGGAGAAGATGGCTGAGGAGGCCCGGAAGAAG GAGCAGCTGAAGGCAGACACTCCGTCTAAAAAGGAGGCAGCCAGAAGAGGTCCGGGGCACAAACCCAAAGCAGCCCCTGAGAAGGCAGCCCTCAGGGAGGGCGAGCAGACAGCCCgcgctctgggctcccctcctggAGACAAGAACCAAGCCGTCCTGGGAGAAGAGCCCAACGAGACAGAGTGGGAGACAACTGAGCCTCCCCCTACGCCACG GGAGCACCGGATCACACAGGATTACGAGCGGGAGTTCCCAGAGGAGGGCAGCAAGGCGGGGCCACGCGGCAGGCGCAGCATCGAGACCGTGCACCTGGAGAGCGAG GAACTGGATAGTGACGACGAATGGCAGCATTTGATCGAGGCCACGGAAGCCTCCGCCATGCAGCTGAGCACACCCCTGAGCCTTCTGGGGGACCCGGCCTTCCAGCAGCGCATCCGGGCCCggctccagcactccagccagcAG GTGCTGGAGGGGATGTTGGAGGGAGCGTCTCATCTCCGCCCAGCCCTCCGTGTCCTGGGCAATCTGCTCGCCACCAGGTGTGACTCAGAGCTTCTGGACAGCTTCTGCCAGGCCGCGGATTTGCCTCGCTTCCTGCTGCACCTGCTCGGGCAAATCCTGCAGAGCGCCAGCAGCAAGCAG CCCTGGTGCATCACGCTGCTGGCGGACCTTGTTGGCGTGACAACGGCCTATTTcaccagtgcctcccacctggggTGGAGCCGGAGGAAGAGAAG cctgcAGGTTTTCCACGAGGCAGCTGCCGgcttcctctccctgctgcccaaGCTGCTGGCCCAGCCAATGGACGTCGAGATGAGGCTCCGCCAGCAGAGCAGCATG AGCTTCGCCCTGCTCTGTGAGGACATGgactgcagcagccccagggtgTCGGGCCCCTTCTATGCCAACCTGCTTGCCaagcagcgccccctgctggacacACTCCTCCAGGGGGCCACCCTGGAGCTGCCCACTCCGGAAG AGCCAGCGAGGGAGGCGAAAGCAGCACGAGAGCAGCGTGAGCGTGGGGCAGATGTCTTCACAGAAGCACTGGCCGCAGTCTGCAGCCTCCCCGTGGGGCGGAACGGGTGCCAGGAGGCCAAAAAGCAG GTCGCCCAGCTGGTGGCTGAGAAACTGACGGAGGAAAACAGCCAGCTGTTAGTGAGGCTCGTGGCAGGACTCGAGCGCCCGGCCTGCTCCCTGAACGTGCTGAAG GTCTTGTATTCCTGTGGCCACGCCAGTAAAAGTCTGTGCCAGCTCCTGGCCAAGGGGCAGCAAGTGCCGAGCTCCCTGGCCCGGCTGGTGAAGGGCGAG GTCCCGATGGGGGAGCGGCTGCGGGTGCAAGCCTGCGAGGCATCGCTGCACCTGCTGTCTCTGCTCGCCCTCCAGCTGCAGGCTCTCCCTCCCCG GGTGGACCTGGTGGTGAGTGACGCCACCGAGCTCTTCACCCAGTCGGCTGTCGTCTCCCTCGTG agcgCCGCGGGATTCCTGCTGGCTCAGCTCGGACAGCACGGGGCGACCATCGAGGTGGGGCGCGAGGACGCCATGTCGGCCATGACCAATGCACTCACCGCGCCTGCCGAG CTGCACCTGCCCCCACCCATGGGCGCTGGCCTCTACGATGGATTCCTGCttctcctgctgcagctcctcgcTCAG GGCGACACGGTGACGGTGCGGGGGTTTGCCAGCTCGGAGCTGTGGAACGTCGCCTGGCACCGTTTCGCCATGGTGCTCCACCTGGCCACCGATGAGCCGGTGATGGAGGGCGAGGAGCCACTGCCAGGCCAGCCCACTCCGGAGCCAGACTGGACCCTCGTCTCTCCTCAAG GCACCGCGCTCTTCCTCAGCCTGGCCCTCTTCGTCTTCACCCGAgagcctcaccagtgccttctTCAGCTCGCCCACCCCGACAGCGTCATCATGGCAACCTTCCCCAAGCTGCTGTCCCTCGACTTCCTGGGTCACCTGGCGCAGAC GCAGGTGGGGGAGGACGGTGACCCCGAGCTGGTCCCAGCTGTGGTGCTCCAGGCCTGCCAGCTGCTCTGCTTCCCCTTCTCCTTGGACGTGGACACTGAGACCTTCAGGTGGGTCATGAAGGCCCTGAGAGACGCCGAGATCCCCGCCCATCTCCTCCAG GTCTGCTGCCACCATCTGCCCTTCTCGGAGACCGCGCTTCCCATGAGCCTCCTGTGCCACCTGGTCCTGTCCGACGAGCGGGTCATCGACCAGTTGGTGGGGGTGGCTGCTGCTTCGGACCCCGCCAGTGCCTTCCTGTCGGCCATCTTGCTTTCGGACAGCCCTCTGCTCACAATGGACCTCCTGTCCCTCCTGACCCACGTGGCCCGGGCCTGTCCTGCTCACCTGCCTTTCCTCCAGAAGATCCTGGGCGGCTCGGACTCGGCCTGCCAGCTGCTGAGCCACCTGCTGTGCCACCAGGAGCACCCGATCCGcgccaaggcctgcagcctgctgGGCAACCTGCTGCGTCACAACCAGGACTTCCCCCGGGCGCTGCGGAGCCGGGCGGGCCTGCTGGAGCGCCTGCTGGAGCGCCTGTCGGACCAGGACGAGAGCGTGCGCAGGTCGGCCAGCTTCGCGGTGGGCAACGCTGCCTACCAGGACGGCTCCCTCCCGCACGCCCTAGGGAAAGCCGTGCCCGGCGTGGTGAGGCTTTTGAGCGACCCCCAGGCCAAAACCCGGTGTAATGCCGCCTCCGCTCTGGGGAACTTGGGCAGGCAGACAGCGGAACTGGGGGACGTGCTGatccagagcagagccccccatCTCCTGCTGGAAGTGGCCTGCCACGACTCCCAGccagctgtgcaggaggcagcacTGGTCGCACTGCGGTCCGTCAGCCAGCAGCCAAAGATACACCAG GTGCTCGTGTCGCTCAAGGCCAGCGAGAAGCTGCTGGCACTTTCCATCAGCGAAGCTCAGACCAGTTCCTATGGGAGGCCCCGACCGTCTTCAGCTCATCACTGCAAGAAGCTCATCCACCTTCTGCGCCCAACACACAGTGCCTGA